Proteins encoded by one window of Castor canadensis chromosome 2, mCasCan1.hap1v2, whole genome shotgun sequence:
- the Bcl9l gene encoding B-cell CLL/lymphoma 9-like protein isoform X1: MGRKLLGPSLLPFPPPPFTGICSWVGGDRAGGSWVRRLFVPCSSTEYLAGPWARTGAVAPLCVGAMRILANKTRLPHPRRREAPGSPPLSPRGHCPPAPAKPMHPENKLTNHGKTGNGGAQSQHQNVNQGPTCNLGSKGVGAGSHGAKANQISPSNSSLKNPQAGVPPFSSLKGKVKRERSVSVDSGEQREAGTPSLDSEAKEVAPRSKRRCVLERKQPYSGDEWCSGPDSEEDDKPIAATHNCNVADPAMTAPQLGPSQTAQLPLSESSAPGPPHGPPPGLRPDAPGGGGGGVSGKSSSQFVYVFTTHLANTAAEAVLQGRADSILAYHQQNVPRAKLDQAPKVPPTPEPLPLSTPSAGTPQSQPPPLPPPPPPAPGSAPPALPLEGPPEDTSQDLAPSSVGAASTGGGAGSTHPNTPTAATTNNPVPPGGDPSSAPGPALLGEATPTGNGQRSLVGSEGLSKEQLEHRERSLQTLRDIERLLLRSGETEPFLKGPPGGAGEGGPPAQAPPAPQQPPSGPPTGLKKYEEPLQSMISQTQSLGGPPLEHEVPGHPPGGDMGQQMNMMMQRLGQDSLTPEQVAWRKLQEEYYEEKRRKEEQIGLHGGRPLQDMMGIGGMMVRGPPPPYHSKPGDQWPPGMGAQLRGPMDVQDPMQLRGGPPFPGPRFPGNQMQRVPGFGGMQSMPMEVPMNAMQRPVRPGMGWTEDLPPMGGPSNFSQSAVPYPGGQGEAERFMTPRVREELLRHQLLEKRSMGMQRPLGMAGSGMGQSLEMERMMQAHRQMDPAMFPGQMAGGEGLAGTPMGMEFGGGRSLLSPPMGQSGLREVDPPMGPGNLNMNMNVNMNMNMNLNVQMTPQQQMLMSQKIRSPGDILGPQGLSPEEMARVRAQNSSGMIGGPQKILMPSQFPSQGQQGFSGGQGPYQAMPQDVGNTQDLFSPDQSSIPMGTVGTTRLSHMPLPPASNPPPGSVHAAPNRGLGRRPSDLTISINQMGSPGMGHLKSPTLSQVHSPLVTSPSANLKSPQTPSQMVPLPSANPPGPLKSPQVLSSSLSVRSPTGSPSRLKSPSMAVPSPGWVASPKTAMPSPGVTQNKQPPLNMNSSSTLGNMEQGALPPSGPRSSSSAPPANPPSGLMNPSLPFTSSPDPTPSQNPLSLMMSQMSKYAMPSSTPLYHNAIKTIATSDDELLPDRPLLPPPPPPPPQGSGPGISNNQPNQMHLNSAAAQSPMGTNLPGQQSLSHEPPPTMLPSPTPLSSNIPLHPNAQGTGGPPQNSMMLAPGGPDSLNAPCGPVPSSSQMMPFPPRLQQPHGAMAPAGGGSGGPGLQQPYPSGMPLPPEDLPNQPPGPIPSQQHLMGKGMAGRMGDTYPPGVLPGVASVLNDPELSEVIRPTPTGIPEFDLSRIIPSEKPSSTLQYFPKSENQPPKAQPPNLHLMNLQNMMAEQTPSRPPNLPGQQGVQRGLNMSMCHPGQMSLLGRTGVPPQQGMVPHGLHQGVMSPPQGLMTQQNFMLMKQRGVGGEVYSQPPHMLSPQGSLMGPPPQQNLMVSHPLRQRSVSLDSQMGYLPAPGSMANLPF; this comes from the exons ATGGGGAGGAAGCTCCTGGGCCCAagtctcctccccttccctcccccaccctttacCGGGATCTGCAGCTGGGTGGGAGGGGACAGAGCAGGGGGCAGCTGGGTGAGGCGTCTGTTTGT TCCGTGCTCCAGTACCGAGTACCTGGCTGGGCCCTGGGCACGCACAGGGGCCGTAGCCCCACTGTGTGTGGGAGCCATGAGGATCCTGGCTAACAAGACAAG GTTACCCCACCCCAGGAGGAGAGAAGCTCCAGGGAGCCCGCCGCTGTCCCCCCGCGGCCACTGCCCCCCTGCCCCAGCCAAGCCAATGCACCCCGAAAATAAATTGACCAATCATGGCAAGACAGGGAATGGCGGGGCCCAATCCCAGCACCAGAATGTGAACCAAGGACCCACCTGCAACCTGGGCTCCAAGGGCGTGGGGGCGGGGAGCCATGGGGCCAAGGCCAACCAGATCTCACCTAGCAACTCAAGTCTGAAGAACCCCCAGGCAGGGGTGCCCCCTTTCAGCTCGCTCAAGGGCAAGGTGAAGCGAGAGCGGAGTGTGTCGGTGGACTCTGGAGAGCAGCGTGAGGCTGGGACCCCATCCTTGGACTCAGAGGCCAAAG AGGTGGCACCTCGAAGTAAGAGGCGGTGTGTGCTGGAGCGGAAGCAGCCATATAGCGGGGACGAGTGGTGCTCTGGACCTGACAGCGAGGAGGACGACAAGCCCATTGCGGCCACCCACA ATTGTAATGTAGCAGACCCAGCCATGACGGCCCCACAGCTGGGTCCCAGCCAAACTGCCCAACTGCCTCTCAGTGAGAGCAGTGCACCAGGCCCCCCACATGGCCCCCCACCAGGCCTTCGACCAGATGCccctgggggtgggggcgggggcgtCTCTGGAAAGTCTTCCTCACAGTTTGTGTATGTCTTCACCACCCACCTGGCGAACAC GGCTGCCGAGGCAGTGCTGCAGGGCCGGGCAGACTCCATCCTTGCCTACCACCAGCAGAACGTACCCCGGGCCAAGCTGGACCAG GCCCCCAAAGTGCCACCCACCCCAGAACCACTACCCTTAAGCACGCCGTCAGCAGGCACCCCACAGTCTCAGCCACCTCCACTGCCACCACCGCCACCCCCAGCACCTGGCAGTGCACCCCCTGCTCTGCCACTGGAGGGACCTCCTGAGGATACCAGTCAGGACCTGGCTCCCAGTTCGGTGGGAGCTGCCAGCACAGGTGGTGGAGCTGGGAGCACCCACCCTAACACCCCAACGGCTGCCACCACTAACAACCCTGTGCCTCCTGGAGGAGACCCCAGCAGTGCCCCAGGCCCTGCCCTGCTCGGGGAGGCCACCCCTACAGGAAATGGGCAGCGCAGTCTGGTGGGCTCCGAGGGGCTGTCCAAAGAGCAGCTGGAGCATCGGGAGCGCTCCCTCCAGACCCTGCGAGACATTGAGCGGCTTCTGCTCCGCAGTGGGGAAACCGAGCCCTTCCTCAAGGGACCTCCAGGAGGAGCCGGCGAGGGGGGCCCACCAGCACAAGCACCTCCTGCCCCCCAGCAGCCACCCTCGGGCCCTCCCACCGGCCTGAAGAAGTATGAGGAACCTTTGCAGTCCATGATTTCACAGACACAGAGCTTAGGGGGTCCCCCACTGGAGCATGAAGTGCCTGGGCATCCCCCAGGCGGGGACATGGGGCAACAGATGAACATGATGATGCAGAGGCTGGGCCAGGACAGCCTGACACCCGAGCAGGTGGCCTGGCGCAAGCTGCAGGAGGAGTACTATGAGGAGAAGCGGCGGAAGGAGGAGCAGATTGGACTGCACGGGGGCCGGCCTCTGCAGGACATGATGGGCATAGGAGGCATGATGGTGAGGGGGCCCCCGCCTCCCTACCACAGCAAGCCTGGGGATCAGTGGCCACCTGGAATGGGCGCACAGCTGCGGGGCCCCATGGATGTCCAAGATCCCATGCAGCTCCGAGGCGGACCTCCTTTCCCAGGCCCCCGATTCCCAGGCAACCAGATGCAACGGGTGCCTGGGTTTGGGGGCATGCAGAGCATGCCCATGGAGGTGCCCATGAATGCCATGCAGAGGCCTGTGAGGCCAGGCATGGGCTGGACTGAAGACTTGCCTCCGATGGGGGGACCCAGCAATTTTTCCCAGAGTGCTGTGCCCTACCCAGGTGGGCAGGGTGAGGCAGAAAGATTCATGACTCCTCGGGTCCGGGAGGAGCTGCTGCGGCACCAGTTGCTGGAGAAGCGGTCGATGGGCATGCAGCGTCCCTTGGGCATGGCGGGCAGTGGCATGGGGCAGAGCCTAGAGATGGAGCGGATGATGCAGGCCCACCGGCAGATGGATCCCGCCATGTTCCCAGGACAGATGGCTGGTGGCGAGGGCCTGGCGGGCACTCCCATGGGCATGGAGTTTGGTGGAGGCCGGAGTCTCCTGAGTCCGCCCATGGGCCAGTCTGGCCTGAGGGAGGTGGACCCGCCCATGGGGCCAGGCAACCTCAACATGAACATGAATGTGAACATGAATATGAACATGAACCTGAACGTGCAGATGACCCCGCAGCAGCAGATGCTGATGTCGCAGAAGATACGCAGCCCTGGAGACATCCTGGGACCGCAGGGTCTCAGTCCTGAGGAGATGGCCCGGGTTCGGGCCCAGAACAGCAGTGGCATGATAGGGGGTCCACAGAAGATACTCATGCCCTCACAGTTTCCCAGCCAGGGCCAGCAGGGATTCTCTGGGGGTCAGGGACCCTACCAAGCCATGCCCCAGGACGTGGGTAACACTCAAGACCTGTTCAGCCCTGACCAGAGCTCAATCCCCATGGGCACTGTGGGCACCACCCGGCTCAGCCACATGCCTCTTCCCCCTGCATCCAATCCTCCTCCTGGCTCTGTGCATGCAGCCCCCAACCGGGGACTGGGCAGACGGCCTTCAGACCTCACCATCAGTATTAATCAGATGGGCTCGCCAGGCATGGGGCACCTGAAGTCACCCACCCTTAGTCAGGTGCACTCACCCCTGGTCACCTCGCCCTCTGCCAACCTCAAGTCACCCCAGACACCCTCGCAGATGGTACCCTTGCCTTCTGCCAACCCGCCAGGACCTCTCAAGTCACCCCAGGtcctcagctcctccctcagtgtccGTTCGCCTACTGGCTCACCCAGCAGGCTCAAGTCTCCTTCCATGGCAGTGCCTTCTCCGGGCTGGGTTGCCTCGCCCAAGACGGCCATGCCCAGCCCTGGAGTCACCCAGAATAAGCAGCCGCCTCTGAACATGAACTCTTCCTCCACCCTGGGCAACATGGAACAGG GTGCCCTCCCACCCAGTGGCCCCCGGAGCAGCTCCTCAGCGCCTCCTGCCAACCCTCCTAGCGGCCTCATGAACCCCAGCCTTCCATTCACTTCCTCCCCAGACCCCACGCCTTCCCAGAACCCCCTGTCACTGATGATGTCCCAGATGTCCAAGTACGCCATGCCCAGCTCCACCCCGCTCTACCACAATGCCATCAAGACCATCGCCACCTCAGACGACGAGCTGCTGCCTGACCGGCCcctgctccccccaccaccaccaccaccaccacagggaTCCGGGCCAG GCATCAGCAACAACCAGCCCAACCAGATGCACCTGAACTCCGCTGCTGCCCAGAGCCCCATGGGCACGAACCTGCCAGGCCAGCAGTCCCTGTCCCATGAGCCCCCACCTACTATGTTGCCTTCCCCCACTCCTCTTAGCTCCAACATTCCACTGCACCCCAATGCACAGGGGACAGGTGGGCCCCCCCAAAACTCAATGATGTTGGCCCCAGGAGGCCCAGACTCCCTGAATGCCCCCTGTGGCCCTGTGCCCAGCTCTTCCCAGATGATGCCCTTCCCCCCTCGGCTGCAGCAGCCCCATGGTGCCATGGCCCCcgctgggggtgggagtggggggccTGGCCTGCAGCAGCCCTACCCTTCAGGCATGCCCCTGCCCCCAGAGGACCTTCCCAACCAGCCACCAGGCCCCATTCCCTCCCAGCAGCACCTGATGGGCAAAGGCATGGCTGGGCGCATGGGCGACACATACCCACCGGGGGTGCTCCCCGGGGTGGCATCAGTGCTGAACGACCCTGAGCTGAGCGAGGTGATCCGGCCCACCCCGACGGGGATCCCTGAGTTCGACTTATCGAGGATCATCCCCTCTGAGAAGCCAAGCAGCACCCTCCAGTACTTCCCCAAGAGCGAGAACCAGCCCCCCAAGGCCCAGCCCCCCAATCTGCATCTCATGAACCTGCAGAACATGATGGCGGAGCAGACCCCCTCTCGGCCCCCCAACCTTCCGGGCCAGCAGGGAGTACAGCGGGGGCTCAACATGTCCATGTGCCACCCTGGACAAATGTCCTTGCTGGGCAGGACAGGTGTGCCCCCACAGCAGGGCATGGTGCCCCACGGCCTGCACCAAGGGGTCATGTCCCCACCACAAGGCCTCATGACCCAGCAGAATTTCATGCTAATGAAGCAACGAGGTGTGGGGGGTGAGGTCTACAGCCAGCCCCCCCACATGCTTTCCCCACAGGGCTCCCTCATGGGCCCCCCACCCCAGCAGAACCTCATGGTGTCCCACCCCCTGCGGCAGCGCAGTGTCTCTCTGGACAGCCAGATGGGCTACCTCCCGGCGCCAGGCAGCATGGCCAACCTGCCCTTCTAG
- the Bcl9l gene encoding B-cell CLL/lymphoma 9-like protein isoform X2, producing the protein MGRKLLGPSLLPFPPPPFTGICSWVGGDRAGGSWVRRLFVPCSSTEYLAGPWARTGAVAPLCVGAMRILANKTRLPHPRRREAPGSPPLSPRGHCPPAPAKPMHPENKLTNHGKTGNGGAQSQHQNVNQGPTCNLGSKGVGAGSHGAKANQISPSNSSLKNPQAGVPPFSSLKGKVKRERSVSVDSGEQREAGTPSLDSEAKEVAPRSKRRCVLERKQPYSGDEWCSGPDSEEDDKPIAATHNCNVADPAMTAPQLGPSQTAQLPLSESSAPGPPHGPPPGLRPDAPGGGGGGVSGKSSSQFVYVFTTHLANTAAEAVLQGRADSILAYHQQNVPRAKLDQAPKVPPTPEPLPLSTPSAGTPQSQPPPLPPPPPPAPGSAPPALPLEGPPEDTSQDLAPSSVGAASTGGGAGSTHPNTPTAATTNNPVPPGGDPSSAPGPALLGEATPTGNGQRSLVGSEGLSKEQLEHRERSLQTLRDIERLLLRSGETEPFLKGPPGGAGEGGPPAQAPPAPQQPPSGPPTGLKKYEEPLQSMISQTQSLGGPPLEHEVPGHPPGGDMGQQMNMMMQRLGQDSLTPEQVAWRKLQEEYYEEKRRKEEQIGLHGGRPLQDMMGIGGMMVRGPPPPYHSKPGDQWPPGMGAQLRGPMDVQDPMQLRGGPPFPGPRFPGNQMQRVPGFGGMQSMPMEVPMNAMQRPVRPGMGWTEDLPPMGGPSNFSQSAVPYPGGQGEAERFMTPRVREELLRHQLLEKRSMGMQRPLGMAGSGMGQSLEMERMMQAHRQMDPAMFPGQMAGGEGLAGTPMGMEFGGGRSLLSPPMGQSGLREVDPPMGPGNLNMNMNVNMNMNMNLNVQMTPQQQMLMSQKIRSPGDILGPQGLSPEEMARVRAQNSSGMIGGPQKILMPSQFPSQGQQGFSGGQGPYQAMPQDVGNTQDLFSPDQSSIPMGTVGTTRLSHMPLPPASNPPPGSVHAAPNRGLGRRPSDLTISINQMGSPGMGHLKSPTLSQVHSPLVTSPSANLKSPQTPSQMVPLPSANPPGPLKSPQVLSSSLSVRSPTGSPSRLKSPSMAVPSPGWVASPKTAMPSPGVTQNKQPPLNMNSSSTLGNMEQDPTPSQNPLSLMMSQMSKYAMPSSTPLYHNAIKTIATSDDELLPDRPLLPPPPPPPPQGSGPGISNNQPNQMHLNSAAAQSPMGTNLPGQQSLSHEPPPTMLPSPTPLSSNIPLHPNAQGTGGPPQNSMMLAPGGPDSLNAPCGPVPSSSQMMPFPPRLQQPHGAMAPAGGGSGGPGLQQPYPSGMPLPPEDLPNQPPGPIPSQQHLMGKGMAGRMGDTYPPGVLPGVASVLNDPELSEVIRPTPTGIPEFDLSRIIPSEKPSSTLQYFPKSENQPPKAQPPNLHLMNLQNMMAEQTPSRPPNLPGQQGVQRGLNMSMCHPGQMSLLGRTGVPPQQGMVPHGLHQGVMSPPQGLMTQQNFMLMKQRGVGGEVYSQPPHMLSPQGSLMGPPPQQNLMVSHPLRQRSVSLDSQMGYLPAPGSMANLPF; encoded by the exons ATGGGGAGGAAGCTCCTGGGCCCAagtctcctccccttccctcccccaccctttacCGGGATCTGCAGCTGGGTGGGAGGGGACAGAGCAGGGGGCAGCTGGGTGAGGCGTCTGTTTGT TCCGTGCTCCAGTACCGAGTACCTGGCTGGGCCCTGGGCACGCACAGGGGCCGTAGCCCCACTGTGTGTGGGAGCCATGAGGATCCTGGCTAACAAGACAAG GTTACCCCACCCCAGGAGGAGAGAAGCTCCAGGGAGCCCGCCGCTGTCCCCCCGCGGCCACTGCCCCCCTGCCCCAGCCAAGCCAATGCACCCCGAAAATAAATTGACCAATCATGGCAAGACAGGGAATGGCGGGGCCCAATCCCAGCACCAGAATGTGAACCAAGGACCCACCTGCAACCTGGGCTCCAAGGGCGTGGGGGCGGGGAGCCATGGGGCCAAGGCCAACCAGATCTCACCTAGCAACTCAAGTCTGAAGAACCCCCAGGCAGGGGTGCCCCCTTTCAGCTCGCTCAAGGGCAAGGTGAAGCGAGAGCGGAGTGTGTCGGTGGACTCTGGAGAGCAGCGTGAGGCTGGGACCCCATCCTTGGACTCAGAGGCCAAAG AGGTGGCACCTCGAAGTAAGAGGCGGTGTGTGCTGGAGCGGAAGCAGCCATATAGCGGGGACGAGTGGTGCTCTGGACCTGACAGCGAGGAGGACGACAAGCCCATTGCGGCCACCCACA ATTGTAATGTAGCAGACCCAGCCATGACGGCCCCACAGCTGGGTCCCAGCCAAACTGCCCAACTGCCTCTCAGTGAGAGCAGTGCACCAGGCCCCCCACATGGCCCCCCACCAGGCCTTCGACCAGATGCccctgggggtgggggcgggggcgtCTCTGGAAAGTCTTCCTCACAGTTTGTGTATGTCTTCACCACCCACCTGGCGAACAC GGCTGCCGAGGCAGTGCTGCAGGGCCGGGCAGACTCCATCCTTGCCTACCACCAGCAGAACGTACCCCGGGCCAAGCTGGACCAG GCCCCCAAAGTGCCACCCACCCCAGAACCACTACCCTTAAGCACGCCGTCAGCAGGCACCCCACAGTCTCAGCCACCTCCACTGCCACCACCGCCACCCCCAGCACCTGGCAGTGCACCCCCTGCTCTGCCACTGGAGGGACCTCCTGAGGATACCAGTCAGGACCTGGCTCCCAGTTCGGTGGGAGCTGCCAGCACAGGTGGTGGAGCTGGGAGCACCCACCCTAACACCCCAACGGCTGCCACCACTAACAACCCTGTGCCTCCTGGAGGAGACCCCAGCAGTGCCCCAGGCCCTGCCCTGCTCGGGGAGGCCACCCCTACAGGAAATGGGCAGCGCAGTCTGGTGGGCTCCGAGGGGCTGTCCAAAGAGCAGCTGGAGCATCGGGAGCGCTCCCTCCAGACCCTGCGAGACATTGAGCGGCTTCTGCTCCGCAGTGGGGAAACCGAGCCCTTCCTCAAGGGACCTCCAGGAGGAGCCGGCGAGGGGGGCCCACCAGCACAAGCACCTCCTGCCCCCCAGCAGCCACCCTCGGGCCCTCCCACCGGCCTGAAGAAGTATGAGGAACCTTTGCAGTCCATGATTTCACAGACACAGAGCTTAGGGGGTCCCCCACTGGAGCATGAAGTGCCTGGGCATCCCCCAGGCGGGGACATGGGGCAACAGATGAACATGATGATGCAGAGGCTGGGCCAGGACAGCCTGACACCCGAGCAGGTGGCCTGGCGCAAGCTGCAGGAGGAGTACTATGAGGAGAAGCGGCGGAAGGAGGAGCAGATTGGACTGCACGGGGGCCGGCCTCTGCAGGACATGATGGGCATAGGAGGCATGATGGTGAGGGGGCCCCCGCCTCCCTACCACAGCAAGCCTGGGGATCAGTGGCCACCTGGAATGGGCGCACAGCTGCGGGGCCCCATGGATGTCCAAGATCCCATGCAGCTCCGAGGCGGACCTCCTTTCCCAGGCCCCCGATTCCCAGGCAACCAGATGCAACGGGTGCCTGGGTTTGGGGGCATGCAGAGCATGCCCATGGAGGTGCCCATGAATGCCATGCAGAGGCCTGTGAGGCCAGGCATGGGCTGGACTGAAGACTTGCCTCCGATGGGGGGACCCAGCAATTTTTCCCAGAGTGCTGTGCCCTACCCAGGTGGGCAGGGTGAGGCAGAAAGATTCATGACTCCTCGGGTCCGGGAGGAGCTGCTGCGGCACCAGTTGCTGGAGAAGCGGTCGATGGGCATGCAGCGTCCCTTGGGCATGGCGGGCAGTGGCATGGGGCAGAGCCTAGAGATGGAGCGGATGATGCAGGCCCACCGGCAGATGGATCCCGCCATGTTCCCAGGACAGATGGCTGGTGGCGAGGGCCTGGCGGGCACTCCCATGGGCATGGAGTTTGGTGGAGGCCGGAGTCTCCTGAGTCCGCCCATGGGCCAGTCTGGCCTGAGGGAGGTGGACCCGCCCATGGGGCCAGGCAACCTCAACATGAACATGAATGTGAACATGAATATGAACATGAACCTGAACGTGCAGATGACCCCGCAGCAGCAGATGCTGATGTCGCAGAAGATACGCAGCCCTGGAGACATCCTGGGACCGCAGGGTCTCAGTCCTGAGGAGATGGCCCGGGTTCGGGCCCAGAACAGCAGTGGCATGATAGGGGGTCCACAGAAGATACTCATGCCCTCACAGTTTCCCAGCCAGGGCCAGCAGGGATTCTCTGGGGGTCAGGGACCCTACCAAGCCATGCCCCAGGACGTGGGTAACACTCAAGACCTGTTCAGCCCTGACCAGAGCTCAATCCCCATGGGCACTGTGGGCACCACCCGGCTCAGCCACATGCCTCTTCCCCCTGCATCCAATCCTCCTCCTGGCTCTGTGCATGCAGCCCCCAACCGGGGACTGGGCAGACGGCCTTCAGACCTCACCATCAGTATTAATCAGATGGGCTCGCCAGGCATGGGGCACCTGAAGTCACCCACCCTTAGTCAGGTGCACTCACCCCTGGTCACCTCGCCCTCTGCCAACCTCAAGTCACCCCAGACACCCTCGCAGATGGTACCCTTGCCTTCTGCCAACCCGCCAGGACCTCTCAAGTCACCCCAGGtcctcagctcctccctcagtgtccGTTCGCCTACTGGCTCACCCAGCAGGCTCAAGTCTCCTTCCATGGCAGTGCCTTCTCCGGGCTGGGTTGCCTCGCCCAAGACGGCCATGCCCAGCCCTGGAGTCACCCAGAATAAGCAGCCGCCTCTGAACATGAACTCTTCCTCCACCCTGGGCAACATGGAACAGG ACCCCACGCCTTCCCAGAACCCCCTGTCACTGATGATGTCCCAGATGTCCAAGTACGCCATGCCCAGCTCCACCCCGCTCTACCACAATGCCATCAAGACCATCGCCACCTCAGACGACGAGCTGCTGCCTGACCGGCCcctgctccccccaccaccaccaccaccaccacagggaTCCGGGCCAG GCATCAGCAACAACCAGCCCAACCAGATGCACCTGAACTCCGCTGCTGCCCAGAGCCCCATGGGCACGAACCTGCCAGGCCAGCAGTCCCTGTCCCATGAGCCCCCACCTACTATGTTGCCTTCCCCCACTCCTCTTAGCTCCAACATTCCACTGCACCCCAATGCACAGGGGACAGGTGGGCCCCCCCAAAACTCAATGATGTTGGCCCCAGGAGGCCCAGACTCCCTGAATGCCCCCTGTGGCCCTGTGCCCAGCTCTTCCCAGATGATGCCCTTCCCCCCTCGGCTGCAGCAGCCCCATGGTGCCATGGCCCCcgctgggggtgggagtggggggccTGGCCTGCAGCAGCCCTACCCTTCAGGCATGCCCCTGCCCCCAGAGGACCTTCCCAACCAGCCACCAGGCCCCATTCCCTCCCAGCAGCACCTGATGGGCAAAGGCATGGCTGGGCGCATGGGCGACACATACCCACCGGGGGTGCTCCCCGGGGTGGCATCAGTGCTGAACGACCCTGAGCTGAGCGAGGTGATCCGGCCCACCCCGACGGGGATCCCTGAGTTCGACTTATCGAGGATCATCCCCTCTGAGAAGCCAAGCAGCACCCTCCAGTACTTCCCCAAGAGCGAGAACCAGCCCCCCAAGGCCCAGCCCCCCAATCTGCATCTCATGAACCTGCAGAACATGATGGCGGAGCAGACCCCCTCTCGGCCCCCCAACCTTCCGGGCCAGCAGGGAGTACAGCGGGGGCTCAACATGTCCATGTGCCACCCTGGACAAATGTCCTTGCTGGGCAGGACAGGTGTGCCCCCACAGCAGGGCATGGTGCCCCACGGCCTGCACCAAGGGGTCATGTCCCCACCACAAGGCCTCATGACCCAGCAGAATTTCATGCTAATGAAGCAACGAGGTGTGGGGGGTGAGGTCTACAGCCAGCCCCCCCACATGCTTTCCCCACAGGGCTCCCTCATGGGCCCCCCACCCCAGCAGAACCTCATGGTGTCCCACCCCCTGCGGCAGCGCAGTGTCTCTCTGGACAGCCAGATGGGCTACCTCCCGGCGCCAGGCAGCATGGCCAACCTGCCCTTCTAG